The segment TGCGGTTTGATTTTACGGTAAATGCATTACTCACCAAAGAAGATATATACGACATCCGTGACCAGATCAACAAAGTAAAAATTTCAGAATCGCTGGAGCGCTATATCATTGAACTGGTATTTGCCACGCGCAAGCCGCTGGAGTACAAACTCAATGAACAAGCACCTTATATTCAATTTGGTGCCTCACCCCGTGCCAGCATTAATTTAAACCTGGCCGCCAAGGCCACAGCGTATATGGAAGGGCGTGATTACGTGCTTCCGGAGGACATCAAAGAAGTGGCATTGGATGTGATGAACCACCGGATTATTTTGAATTACGAGGCCGAAGCCGATAATGTGAAAACCAGCGACATCATTAAAGCTATTTTGAACAAGGTGCCCATCAGCAAATAATCTTAGGCTTAACATTACCATAAGGATTTTTTAAACTGCATAACAGTGAAATAACAAGTGTTAGGCCTGCAATTAATCGTAATATTACGATAATTCTGGAAATCAGGCATTTACAACCCGTTTAGCCCCTTAACAATTTCGTAACAATGGCTTGCTTATGGGGTAATAGTGTAGCGCCACCTTTGCAGAAATTTTTAGTTATGCGCAATCTATACCTGGCTTTCTTTTCCTTTGTTTGTTCAGTAGCCTTTGCCCAAACAGGAACGATAAGCGGAAAAATAACAGACGCTAAAACAGGCGAAGAAATAATTGGGGCCAACGTGTCCATTCAGGGAACACAAGTAGGTGCACCCACGGATATTGAGGGTAAATTTTCCATTAGTAACGTTAAGCCCGGAACATATAACCTGGTTATCTCCTTCATTACCTACAAAACCCATGTTATTCCAGATGTTGTCGTAGAGGCAAACAAAATTTCAACTATAAATGTGGCCATGCAGGAAGAGTCGCAGGAGTTGGAAGAAGTTATTGTAACAGGAACACGTGAAATTAACAGCGACTTTGCATTACTGAAAGCCATCAAGGAAAGCAAGTTGGTTGTAACGGGTATTTCTGCCGAACAGATTTCAAAATCACAAGATCGCGATGCAGCTCAGGTAATGCGTAGGGTACCGGGTGTTACCATTCAGGAAAACCGTTTTATCGTTGTTCGTGGTTTGAGTTCACGCTACAGTAGTGTAGTACTTAACGGGGTTACAGCCCCAAGTTCAGAATCGGATAGCCGTGCATTCTCATTTGATATTTTACCCAGCGGATTGATTGACCAGATTTTAGTTTACAAAACCGGTGGTGCATGGTTGCCTGGTGATTATGCCGGTGCGGTGGTGCAGATCACCACTAAAAATGTAGTTAACGATCCGTTTATTAACGGTGCGCTTTCTATTGGTTATAGAAGAAATACAACAGGTACCACTCGTCAAAGCCAAGAACGTTCATCTACTGAATGGTTGGGATTCGATGGTGGTTCAAGAAGCCTACCCAAAAATGCCCCACCAAATTATGGTGCGTTAGGTTTTAACCCTAATCTTATTGAATTGGAAAGCAGGAAGTGGCAAAATACCTGGGGCCTTCAAGACATTAATGTTTTACCGGATGTCCGCTTTAATTTGAATTTTGGCCGCGGGTTTAAACTTGGAAGCATGCGGCTGAGTACAATTAACGGATTAACGTACAGTAACACCAACCAATACAACGATGCTTCTTTCAATCGCTATTTTAATTATGAAGAAGATTTTACCAGTGAGAACTTCTTCAATTACATGGATAACCAACTTGTAAATAGTGTTAGGGCAGGCATGTTAAGTAACTGGACCCTTACCTTGAACAGCCGCAATAAAATTGAATTCAGAAACCTGTTTAATAACATTGGTACAAACGAAACCATTATTCGTAGCGGTGATAACTTCTTCCGTCAGCAAAACTTCAGGAATTATTCGTACCGTTACATTGGAAGAACATCATATCTGGGACAGTTAGAGGGTAAGCATGAGCTAATACCTAATAGGTTAAATATTACCTGGTTGGGAGGTTATACCACCATCAACAGGAACGAACCAGACTGGAGGCGTTTGGTTACGGGCAGGTTGCAAGGCTCAGCCGAAGATGTTCCTTACGTGGTGAATGTGAATTCAAGTGTGAGCGCAGTAAACTCAGCGCGTTTCTTTCAAGATTTAAATGAAACGAGCTTAACCCACAGAGCAG is part of the Cyclobacteriaceae bacterium genome and harbors:
- a CDS encoding TonB-dependent receptor, with the protein product MRNLYLAFFSFVCSVAFAQTGTISGKITDAKTGEEIIGANVSIQGTQVGAPTDIEGKFSISNVKPGTYNLVISFITYKTHVIPDVVVEANKISTINVAMQEESQELEEVIVTGTREINSDFALLKAIKESKLVVTGISAEQISKSQDRDAAQVMRRVPGVTIQENRFIVVRGLSSRYSSVVLNGVTAPSSESDSRAFSFDILPSGLIDQILVYKTGGAWLPGDYAGAVVQITTKNVVNDPFINGALSIGYRRNTTGTTRQSQERSSTEWLGFDGGSRSLPKNAPPNYGALGFNPNLIELESRKWQNTWGLQDINVLPDVRFNLNFGRGFKLGSMRLSTINGLTYSNTNQYNDASFNRYFNYEEDFTSENFFNYMDNQLVNSVRAGMLSNWTLTLNSRNKIEFRNLFNNIGTNETIIRSGDNFFRQQNFRNYSYRYIGRTSYLGQLEGKHELIPNRLNITWLGGYTTINRNEPDWRRLVTGRLQGSAEDVPYVVNVNSSVSAVNSARFFQDLNETSLTHRADIEYSLNAPSGKDPFQIKMGYWVELKERSFQTRTIAHVARDGFNPNIASLPFDRIFDPVNVAYNGGHFIDERQRPQDSYTADNLLTAGYVSADMPFSDKFRLITGLRVEYNRQQLKSAPGVGQTSVDNPITSLLPFVNASYNLTPSALIRLAYSKTLNRPEFRELAEFSYYDFQYAIDIVGNQNLKVADIHNVDLRWEYYPTPSEFVAIGGFGKYFKNPIETVIRTGTDNPALLYTNAKEAYSAGLEVEVRKALAYSSASQFLNHSFLVFNASLIYNRIQVSDLADVLELQRRPMQGQSPYILNMGYYYEDTDRGLQANLQYNVFGKRITFVGNTQFPTWWEMPRHLVDLNIAKTIGKNLEVRFGISDLLNARWELREDPDLNNDVSDTNTNKVIRGTRNGQLFTVGLGFKF